In one Prosthecochloris aestuarii DSM 271 genomic region, the following are encoded:
- a CDS encoding DNA polymerase III subunit alpha, whose translation MSNIDFVHLHTHTHYSMQSSPIFPKELFSACKKAGMESVAVTDYSAMFNMPELFSLASDAGVKLIIGSEVYLLEQDAHHNGRHSVSPSLILLVKNEEGYKNLCILLSRAAREGFVNATPHVDSSLLKEYHAGLICLSGYYAGRIGRALLAGNRDEAASFTAFYHDIFGDDFYLELQRHFATFDDQLNSDTIALAEQHGVQLVATNNVHYLQKKDAGRYRAMVAIRTKERLSSSNLQCLPNSEHYFKSSDEMASLFSNEHHELSNTAAIAAKCSYVFCQQEPRLPHFLLPEGFSDEAEYLRHLTYEGAREKYADPESQGLTWQQVEDRIEKELGVIISMGFSSYFLIVSDLIAASRRLGYSVGPGRGSAAGSIIAYLTGITRIDPLKYKLLFERFLNPERLSMPDIDIDFTPVGKQRVLDYTVDKYGDDSVAKVVAIGTLGARAAIRDAGRVLEVPLQEVDRLAKLVPSKPGTTLQQGLDEVNELRELVESSSQNSTLMDYALALEGRARNVSMHAGAVVITDGPLEEQVPLYVSNKIETEARKFADEYNEDELERGALKSNSDEKQVVTQFDKNWIETAGLLKIDYLGLETLAVIDETLHLIKKRHAEVIELETVPMDNKKAFRIFQEGKMAGIFQFESQGMQNYMMQLQPTQIGDIIAMSALYRPGALNARVDPKRNAVDLFVDRKHNREPIDYMHPMLEEILKETYGVIVYQEQVMQISQVMGGFSLAKADNLRKAMGKKKPEIMQKFKADFVEGAVNQGVHDKLANRIFDLMAEFAGYGFNKSHSAAYGVLAYWTAYLKAHYPGEFMTAILNSEIGDTARMKHLTDEARSFNISILPPDINTSDALFSIDDVDGLPAIRVGLSAIKQVGNAARAVVTSRLRRKKEYVNLFDLTASVDLRAMNRKALECLILAGALDSIDPNRAKLIANIDKAIKFGQLQNRSVTLGQCGFFSDDNAGGMQDSLYPDMDPADPMPDSEKLQAEKKLVGFYLSRHPLDPFRRDWEAFANLHLDARNVQPSRQYKIIGVVVSTKPHQDRKGNQMLFGVIEDFSGKADFTVFASVYEQFRHLIKVDEAVMLVAEAESSGGALKLLVREIVPVRKVRENCIDKVVLKINADDPLDVEKLAAVREVFETHKGGTAVDFEVKVQSAENIEMLRVFARATPIDASDETLSKLEKILGPDNVAIAG comes from the coding sequence ATGAGCAATATCGATTTTGTGCATCTGCATACGCATACGCATTATTCGATGCAAAGCAGTCCGATTTTTCCAAAAGAACTTTTTTCCGCCTGTAAAAAAGCAGGGATGGAGTCTGTTGCCGTAACCGATTACTCCGCCATGTTTAATATGCCGGAACTCTTCAGCCTGGCCTCTGATGCAGGTGTGAAACTGATTATCGGTAGCGAAGTATATCTTCTCGAACAGGATGCCCATCATAATGGTCGTCATTCAGTCTCGCCATCACTGATTCTGCTTGTGAAAAACGAGGAGGGGTACAAGAACCTCTGTATCCTGCTTTCTCGTGCGGCAAGAGAGGGGTTTGTCAACGCGACACCTCATGTCGACAGCTCGCTTCTGAAAGAGTATCATGCAGGCCTGATCTGTCTTTCCGGCTATTATGCCGGCCGGATCGGCAGAGCGCTCCTTGCAGGAAATCGCGATGAAGCCGCATCGTTTACGGCCTTCTATCACGATATTTTCGGTGATGATTTCTACCTTGAACTGCAGCGTCACTTTGCGACCTTCGATGATCAGCTCAATAGTGATACCATAGCGCTTGCAGAGCAGCATGGAGTCCAGCTTGTCGCAACAAACAATGTGCACTATCTCCAGAAAAAAGATGCAGGCCGTTATCGGGCTATGGTCGCAATTCGGACCAAGGAACGGTTATCAAGCTCAAACCTGCAGTGTCTCCCTAACAGTGAGCACTACTTCAAATCGTCAGACGAAATGGCCTCGCTGTTCAGCAACGAGCATCATGAGCTCTCCAATACGGCAGCCATAGCCGCAAAGTGCAGCTATGTGTTCTGTCAGCAGGAGCCGAGGCTACCTCACTTTCTTCTTCCTGAAGGGTTTTCCGATGAAGCAGAATATCTGCGTCATCTTACCTATGAAGGCGCCAGAGAGAAATATGCCGATCCCGAGTCTCAGGGTCTGACCTGGCAGCAGGTTGAGGATCGGATCGAAAAAGAGCTTGGGGTCATTATCAGTATGGGGTTCAGCTCCTACTTTCTCATTGTCAGCGATCTCATCGCCGCATCACGTCGTTTAGGGTATTCCGTCGGTCCTGGCAGGGGATCGGCAGCGGGCAGTATTATAGCCTATCTGACCGGGATTACCAGAATAGACCCCCTGAAGTATAAACTGCTGTTTGAGCGTTTTCTCAATCCGGAGCGTCTCTCTATGCCGGATATCGATATCGATTTCACTCCTGTGGGAAAACAGCGGGTTCTTGATTATACCGTGGACAAATATGGCGATGACAGTGTCGCAAAAGTTGTCGCTATCGGCACTCTTGGGGCCCGTGCCGCAATACGTGACGCAGGACGGGTCCTTGAAGTGCCGCTTCAGGAGGTGGACCGGCTGGCAAAGCTTGTGCCTTCAAAACCCGGGACAACGCTTCAGCAGGGCCTTGACGAGGTCAATGAGTTGCGGGAGCTTGTCGAGAGTTCTTCGCAGAATAGCACGCTGATGGACTATGCGCTTGCCCTCGAAGGGAGGGCTCGCAATGTGTCGATGCATGCAGGTGCGGTCGTTATTACTGACGGACCTCTTGAGGAGCAGGTGCCTCTCTACGTCTCGAATAAAATCGAGACCGAAGCACGAAAGTTTGCCGATGAGTATAACGAGGATGAGCTTGAACGCGGAGCGCTCAAAAGCAACAGTGATGAAAAACAGGTTGTGACCCAGTTCGACAAGAACTGGATTGAGACAGCGGGATTGTTGAAAATCGACTATCTGGGCCTGGAAACCCTTGCTGTCATTGATGAAACCCTTCATCTTATCAAGAAACGCCATGCGGAGGTTATTGAGCTTGAAACCGTGCCGATGGACAATAAAAAAGCGTTCAGGATCTTTCAGGAAGGAAAGATGGCCGGCATATTCCAGTTTGAGTCGCAGGGTATGCAGAATTATATGATGCAGCTCCAGCCCACGCAGATTGGCGACATCATCGCTATGAGCGCGCTCTATCGCCCGGGCGCTTTGAATGCGAGGGTCGATCCCAAACGCAACGCGGTTGATCTTTTTGTCGATAGGAAACACAACCGCGAACCGATCGATTACATGCATCCGATGCTTGAGGAGATTCTCAAGGAGACATACGGCGTTATTGTCTACCAGGAGCAGGTGATGCAGATATCACAGGTTATGGGCGGTTTTTCTCTTGCAAAAGCCGATAATCTGCGTAAAGCCATGGGAAAGAAAAAGCCTGAGATCATGCAGAAGTTCAAGGCTGACTTCGTTGAAGGGGCTGTCAACCAGGGTGTTCACGACAAGCTTGCCAACAGGATTTTTGATCTCATGGCGGAGTTCGCCGGCTACGGCTTCAATAAGAGCCATTCTGCAGCATACGGAGTTCTGGCATATTGGACCGCATATCTGAAAGCGCACTATCCTGGCGAATTCATGACCGCGATTCTCAACAGCGAGATCGGCGATACGGCAAGAATGAAGCACCTGACTGATGAAGCCAGAAGTTTCAATATTTCCATTCTTCCTCCGGATATCAATACCAGCGATGCTCTTTTTTCGATCGACGATGTCGATGGTCTTCCTGCTATACGCGTCGGGCTCAGCGCTATCAAACAGGTCGGTAATGCCGCCAGAGCTGTCGTTACCTCTCGTCTGAGGCGCAAGAAAGAGTACGTCAATCTTTTCGATCTCACCGCTTCAGTCGATCTGAGGGCAATGAACCGCAAAGCGCTCGAATGCCTGATCCTGGCCGGAGCCCTTGACAGTATCGATCCTAACCGCGCAAAACTTATTGCCAATATAGACAAGGCGATCAAGTTCGGCCAGTTGCAGAACCGCTCTGTGACGCTGGGGCAGTGCGGTTTTTTCTCCGATGACAATGCTGGCGGTATGCAGGATTCCCTCTATCCCGATATGGACCCGGCAGATCCAATGCCCGATTCTGAAAAACTGCAGGCAGAGAAGAAGCTTGTGGGCTTTTACCTGAGCCGTCATCCGCTCGATCCATTTCGTCGCGATTGGGAGGCTTTTGCCAATCTTCATCTGGATGCACGAAATGTTCAGCCGTCACGGCAATATAAAATTATCGGCGTTGTCGTTTCGACAAAGCCTCATCAGGACCGAAAAGGTAATCAGATGCTTTTCGGGGTTATAGAGGATTTCAGCGGTAAAGCCGATTTTACCGTTTTTGCGAGCGTCTATGAGCAGTTCCGGCACCTGATCAAGGTCGATGAGGCGGTTATGCTTGTTGCCGAGGCTGAGAGTAGCGGGGGAGCACTGAAATTGCTTGTCAGAGAAATTGTTCCTGTTCGGAAGGTCAGGGAAAACTGCATTGACAAGGTTGTTTTAAAGATTAATGCTGACGATCCTCTGGACGTTGAAAAGCTGGCGGCTGTGCGTGAGGTGTTCGAAACGCATAAGGGCGGCACTGCGGTGGATTTCGAAGTAAAGGTTCAGTCGGCCGAAAATATTGAAATGCTTCGTGTTTTTGCACGCGCAACGCCCATCGATGCCAGTGACGAAACGCTTTCGAAGCTTGAAAAAATTCTCGGTCCCGACAATGTTGCTATAGCTGGATGA
- the trxA gene encoding thioredoxin has product MGKYLTATDQNFKAEVLDSGKVALVDFWAAWCGPCQMLGPVIEDLAGDYEGKAVIAKVNVDENPNIAAEYGIRSIPTMLIFKNGEIVDQMVGAMPKNMIAEKIDAQLA; this is encoded by the coding sequence ATGGGAAAGTATTTGACGGCGACAGATCAGAATTTCAAAGCAGAAGTTCTTGATTCAGGTAAAGTAGCTCTGGTCGATTTCTGGGCAGCATGGTGCGGACCATGTCAGATGCTCGGCCCTGTTATCGAGGATCTGGCCGGTGATTACGAAGGCAAAGCAGTTATCGCAAAAGTCAATGTCGATGAAAATCCAAACATTGCAGCAGAGTATGGTATCCGCAGCATTCCGACCATGTTGATTTTTAAAAACGGTGAAATCGTTGATCAGATGGTTGGCGCAATGCCGAAGAATATGATTGCTGAAAAAATCGATGCTCAGCTTGCTTGA
- the trxB gene encoding thioredoxin-disulfide reductase, protein MANQVRDVVIMGTGPAGLTAAIYTGRTNLKPLVIDGVQPGGQLMITSEIENFPGFPSGIRGPELMDKFREQAARFDVEFALGNVREVDLSRKPFCLYLDDEREVLTRSLIIATGANARWLGLPSEEQYRGRGVSACATCDGFFFRDSEVFVIGGGDTAMEEALFLTRFARHVTVVHRRNEFRASKIMSLRAEKNEKISVELNQVVEEILGDGRKVTGIRLKNVVSGESNTHSCDGVFIAIGHSPNSGLFEGQLDIDEYGYIETAGSSSVTSVQGVFACGDVQDYTYRQAITAAGSGCKSALDAERYLESIR, encoded by the coding sequence ATGGCAAATCAAGTCCGTGATGTTGTCATCATGGGGACCGGTCCGGCTGGTCTTACAGCAGCGATCTATACCGGCCGCACAAATCTGAAGCCCCTTGTTATCGATGGTGTACAGCCTGGAGGGCAGCTGATGATAACATCTGAAATTGAAAATTTTCCGGGTTTTCCCTCGGGGATTCGTGGGCCGGAACTTATGGACAAGTTTCGTGAGCAGGCAGCCCGCTTTGATGTTGAATTTGCTTTGGGCAACGTCAGGGAGGTCGATCTGTCAAGAAAGCCGTTCTGCCTCTATCTTGATGATGAGCGTGAGGTGCTGACCCGTTCTCTTATTATTGCCACCGGAGCCAATGCACGGTGGCTTGGGTTGCCATCAGAGGAACAGTATCGGGGACGGGGCGTTTCGGCATGTGCTACCTGTGACGGCTTTTTCTTCAGGGATTCGGAGGTTTTTGTCATAGGTGGCGGAGATACGGCTATGGAAGAAGCTCTTTTCCTGACACGTTTTGCAAGGCATGTCACTGTCGTTCACCGCAGAAATGAGTTCCGTGCGTCAAAAATCATGAGCCTTCGGGCTGAGAAAAACGAGAAGATAAGTGTTGAGCTCAATCAGGTCGTCGAGGAGATACTCGGTGACGGCCGGAAGGTGACGGGGATCAGGCTCAAGAACGTGGTGAGCGGAGAAAGCAACACGCATAGTTGTGACGGCGTTTTTATCGCTATCGGTCATTCTCCGAATTCCGGACTGTTCGAAGGGCAGCTTGATATTGATGAATACGGCTACATTGAAACTGCCGGTTCGTCTTCGGTAACGAGCGTTCAGGGTGTTTTTGCCTGTGGAGATGTGCAGGATTATACCTACCGTCAGGCAATCACTGCTGCAGGCAGCGGCTGTAAATCGGCTCTGGATGCAGAACGATATCTCGAGTCCATCCGTTAG
- a CDS encoding NUDIX hydrolase: MKHRGASILFFNESRQVLLLLRDDIPSIPFPGMWDLPGGHIENSESPQCCIQREMLEEMLLETGQCDLFGIYDFSDRIEYVFSKKIFFNPSDVDLQEGQRIRLFSEEEVGKTTLAYGFNRVLADYFSREDVRK, translated from the coding sequence ATGAAACACCGTGGAGCAAGCATACTCTTCTTCAACGAAAGTCGGCAGGTGCTGCTTCTTCTGCGCGACGATATACCATCTATCCCCTTCCCCGGCATGTGGGACCTTCCTGGAGGACACATCGAAAACAGCGAATCACCGCAGTGCTGCATTCAGAGAGAAATGCTTGAAGAAATGCTCCTTGAAACCGGGCAATGCGACCTGTTCGGCATTTATGATTTCAGCGACAGAATCGAATATGTCTTCAGCAAAAAGATTTTTTTCAACCCGTCAGATGTAGATTTGCAGGAGGGGCAAAGGATACGATTGTTTTCAGAAGAGGAAGTCGGCAAAACCACTCTGGCCTATGGCTTTAACAGGGTTCTGGCGGACTATTTCAGCAGAGAAGACGTTCGAAAATAA
- a CDS encoding sigma-54-dependent transcriptional regulator, with translation MNSKRANATVLIADDSAVMRTLISHVIKRLGYKHITADDGNACIRLLQDNKVDLLLLDINMPGKNGIDVLAYMKENGLEIPVIMITASDDISQAVQCIKMGAYEYLTKPVDNDRLEITAKNALSEQSLKKKVELLEKELLQKDIFKRIYGESQAIKECIGQATQVMETDVNVLINGESGTGKELFAQAIHNGSKRKNGPFVTINCAAITNELADSLLFGHVKGSFTGANSDHTGFFEQADGGTIFLDEIGDLNIEIQAKVLRVLQEHIVRRVGEKKERPVDFRLISATHKDFSNAIETGSFRADLYYRLEEYPLYIPPLRERGDDISLLAKHFLESFCIANNIEPLTFKPLVLDQLSRYDWPGNIRELQNIVRRSAINRTGNEINALPGFLSADHKRPKDALPEPEASHPEPVTDTEINHPISAPVETSLKDAEQQAIARAYEACRGNQTKTARILGISRSSLYRKLKKYGMEKSITLSLNKTP, from the coding sequence ATGAACAGCAAACGAGCAAATGCAACCGTCCTGATAGCCGATGACAGTGCAGTTATGCGCACGCTCATCAGTCATGTCATCAAGCGTCTCGGTTATAAACATATTACAGCCGATGACGGCAACGCATGCATCCGGCTCCTGCAGGACAATAAAGTGGACCTGCTTCTGCTCGATATCAATATGCCGGGGAAAAACGGTATCGATGTACTTGCGTACATGAAAGAGAACGGCCTTGAGATTCCGGTTATCATGATTACCGCATCCGATGATATCAGTCAGGCTGTGCAGTGCATCAAGATGGGAGCCTATGAATACCTCACCAAACCTGTTGACAACGACCGGCTCGAAATCACGGCCAAAAACGCCCTTTCTGAACAAAGCCTGAAAAAAAAGGTGGAGCTTCTTGAAAAAGAACTTCTGCAAAAAGATATTTTCAAGCGTATCTACGGTGAAAGCCAAGCCATCAAAGAGTGTATCGGACAGGCCACGCAGGTCATGGAAACCGATGTCAACGTCCTGATCAACGGAGAAAGCGGAACCGGAAAAGAGCTTTTTGCTCAGGCGATCCACAACGGAAGCAAACGCAAAAACGGCCCCTTTGTGACAATCAACTGCGCAGCAATAACCAATGAACTTGCCGACAGTCTTCTGTTCGGGCACGTCAAGGGCTCTTTTACGGGCGCAAACAGCGATCATACAGGATTTTTCGAACAGGCTGACGGTGGCACGATTTTTCTGGATGAAATCGGAGACCTGAACATCGAGATTCAGGCAAAAGTACTTCGAGTGCTCCAGGAACACATCGTCAGACGTGTGGGAGAAAAAAAAGAACGCCCGGTGGACTTCCGCCTCATTTCTGCCACGCACAAGGATTTTTCCAATGCCATAGAAACAGGTTCCTTCAGGGCAGACCTCTACTACCGTCTTGAAGAGTATCCTCTCTATATACCGCCATTGAGAGAACGAGGTGATGATATTTCGCTGCTCGCCAAACATTTTCTGGAAAGTTTCTGCATCGCAAACAACATCGAACCGCTCACGTTCAAACCTCTCGTCCTCGATCAGCTGAGCAGATATGACTGGCCGGGAAATATCAGAGAACTCCAGAATATCGTCAGACGATCTGCTATCAATCGCACTGGGAACGAAATCAATGCCCTTCCCGGATTCTTATCGGCTGATCACAAGCGCCCGAAAGATGCGCTTCCGGAACCCGAAGCTTCTCATCCGGAACCTGTAACGGATACAGAAATCAACCATCCCATTTCTGCACCGGTGGAAACCTCCCTCAAGGATGCTGAACAGCAGGCTATAGCAAGGGCCTATGAGGCATGCAGAGGCAACCAGACCAAAACCGCCAGAATTCTCGGCATAAGCCGCTCCTCGCTCTACAGAAAGCTGAAAAAATACGGTATGGAAAAATCCATCACCCTCTCTCTCAACAAAACGCCCTGA
- the trmH gene encoding tRNA (guanosine(18)-2'-O)-methyltransferase TrmH has protein sequence MINPERFHKIRRLLEQRQPDLTVVMDNVNKPHNLAAIIRTCDSVGIETIHAVSNRPSIRKKQKTAGGSTRWVQLSLHESMENLANTLKSNGTRLLAAHYSSTSVDFRSIDYTRPTAIVMGAEKLGPSSDTISLVDQAIHIPMQGMAESLNVSVAAAVILFEAQRQRLAAGCYEKIALEKETLEKRLFELAYPSIAEKLAMQAKPYPPLDEEGRLLD, from the coding sequence TTGATAAATCCAGAACGATTCCATAAAATTCGACGCCTGCTCGAACAACGCCAGCCAGACCTGACCGTGGTCATGGACAATGTCAATAAACCGCATAATCTTGCAGCCATCATACGAACATGCGATTCGGTCGGGATAGAAACGATCCACGCAGTATCAAACAGGCCCTCTATCAGAAAGAAACAGAAAACAGCGGGCGGCTCGACAAGATGGGTTCAGCTCTCTCTCCATGAATCCATGGAAAACCTTGCCAATACGCTCAAAAGCAACGGAACCCGTCTTCTGGCAGCACATTACTCCAGCACATCGGTAGATTTCCGAAGCATCGACTACACCCGGCCAACAGCGATCGTCATGGGTGCAGAAAAACTCGGTCCATCTTCAGATACGATCAGCCTTGTTGATCAGGCGATCCACATTCCAATGCAAGGCATGGCAGAATCCCTCAATGTCTCGGTCGCTGCAGCAGTTATTCTTTTTGAAGCCCAACGCCAAAGACTTGCTGCCGGCTGCTATGAAAAAATCGCTCTTGAAAAAGAGACTCTCGAAAAAAGGCTCTTCGAACTTGCCTACCCGTCTATAGCCGAAAAGTTGGCTATGCAGGCAAAACCCTATCCGCCCCTTGATGAAGAGGGGCGACTGCTTGATTGA
- a CDS encoding AsmA-like C-terminal region-containing protein codes for MNKLIKFFLLTVVLLFAGLMVFLQIIKPRISDTIKSVLNERLNAQIDYSDAGISLFQSFPRITVTLHDLLVESQPADSAVADTLGSFERFSVSFNPFSLFQGRFDVYALRFDKPQIVIENDETGHLNWDIFPSTDADEEASSASRPFSLNLHDFRVVDATVIYRDRKGSAALELGGWNNQLKGRFSGESSVIHMVNTVNELTLAAGGVTSIDHAAVSLNADIDADFINKKFTLRKNRLTLNELGVVLDGTVSLMDDGLNTDLDFKADDITLKNLLSLVPALYTHNFNRLDAEGRVAMSGHVKGLMRDGQVPAFKLAVDVSDGSFGYDGVAVRANNIDFSGDIRNPGGDIDSTVIAVPDVKLLIGKEPFAFGFSVRHPFSDPSIDASLNGRIVLADLQKVYPVENVEFSGELLTNVSVKGRLSDFSSGSFAATRAYGSFVATDMRFSSALFRPDLIISKAQLNLSPRSLDLVEFRAVAGKSDFAATGRFDDYMPYLFRKGVLKGKISLKSDTIVLDEFENLEEEKKPLLLPAGIVVDIDGRFDRVLFGDMEFTDASGGLTLKDETLSFTNVKASSLGGTVTLKGYYSTKGGKADTEFSAEAAEVNIVESYKSVSLLKTLAPVAEYATGDVSANLDLRMALDEAFNPLLETLNGSGRITTRGLHIEQFPPVSQLGLLLDVALLDTIDIPDATLDFAVEDGRVTTKPFSFFVNDIAIRAGGVTGFDKTLDWTMELRIPKKYIGASGQKNITSLLQKLPMQGMKLDLPDTVLVDASLKGSVLKPQIGLDVKKTATRILEGVKQDVQKKITDELRGRLLPGGADSSQSAASESPARMLKESLKKVLPGDASGTDAGNEEKAEADTAAAKPLLPGLLKSIFTPAKGGAPSGKSVPDSSGLQQEDGASSDSASTKEGQ; via the coding sequence ATGAACAAGTTGATCAAGTTTTTTTTACTGACCGTGGTTCTCTTGTTTGCAGGCCTTATGGTTTTTCTGCAGATCATCAAGCCGCGCATCAGTGATACGATTAAATCTGTTCTTAACGAGCGGCTCAATGCGCAAATCGATTATTCAGACGCCGGGATTTCATTGTTTCAGTCGTTTCCGCGCATTACCGTGACGCTTCATGATCTTCTTGTAGAATCTCAGCCAGCCGATAGTGCCGTTGCCGATACTCTCGGATCATTTGAACGTTTTTCAGTCTCATTCAATCCTTTTTCACTCTTTCAGGGCCGCTTCGATGTCTACGCCCTTCGTTTCGACAAGCCGCAGATTGTCATCGAAAATGATGAGACAGGGCATCTGAACTGGGATATTTTCCCCTCTACAGATGCTGACGAAGAGGCTTCATCAGCGTCAAGACCGTTTTCCCTCAACCTTCATGATTTCAGAGTCGTCGATGCAACGGTGATCTATCGTGACCGGAAGGGATCGGCAGCCCTTGAACTTGGTGGATGGAATAATCAACTCAAGGGTCGTTTCAGTGGAGAATCATCGGTTATTCATATGGTCAACACCGTTAATGAGCTTACTCTGGCAGCCGGAGGGGTAACCTCGATAGATCATGCAGCGGTTTCTCTCAATGCCGATATCGATGCTGATTTTATAAACAAAAAGTTTACGCTGCGTAAAAACCGTCTGACCCTCAATGAACTCGGAGTTGTTCTGGATGGAACAGTCTCTCTGATGGATGACGGCTTGAATACCGATCTGGACTTCAAGGCCGATGATATCACCCTCAAAAATCTTCTTTCGTTAGTTCCTGCTCTCTATACCCATAACTTCAATCGTCTTGACGCAGAGGGCCGCGTTGCTATGAGCGGGCATGTGAAGGGCCTCATGAGAGATGGCCAGGTTCCCGCATTTAAACTCGCCGTCGATGTCTCTGACGGTAGTTTCGGTTATGACGGTGTTGCTGTGCGGGCAAACAATATCGATTTTAGCGGTGATATCCGTAATCCCGGAGGAGATATTGACAGCACCGTCATTGCGGTGCCTGATGTCAAGCTGTTGATCGGTAAAGAGCCTTTTGCATTCGGCTTTTCCGTCCGTCATCCTTTTTCCGATCCGTCGATCGATGCCTCGCTCAACGGGCGTATCGTTCTGGCAGATCTTCAGAAAGTTTATCCTGTTGAAAATGTTGAATTTTCAGGTGAATTGCTGACAAATGTTTCTGTAAAGGGGCGCCTTTCTGATTTTTCATCGGGTTCATTTGCTGCAACGAGGGCTTATGGTTCGTTTGTGGCTACTGATATGCGGTTTTCTTCCGCTCTGTTTCGGCCTGATCTGATTATTTCCAAAGCACAGCTTAACCTCTCCCCCCGATCGCTGGACCTGGTGGAGTTCCGTGCGGTTGCCGGCAAAAGCGATTTTGCCGCAACAGGCCGCTTTGATGACTATATGCCTTATCTCTTCAGGAAAGGAGTGTTGAAGGGGAAAATTTCCCTGAAGTCAGATACCATTGTTCTTGATGAGTTCGAGAATCTCGAGGAGGAAAAAAAACCTCTCCTGCTTCCAGCCGGGATTGTTGTTGATATTGATGGGCGGTTCGACCGGGTTTTGTTTGGTGATATGGAGTTCACGGACGCCAGTGGGGGCCTGACGCTGAAAGATGAAACGCTTTCATTTACCAACGTGAAAGCCAGTTCACTGGGGGGTACGGTGACGCTCAAGGGTTACTATAGCACGAAAGGTGGAAAAGCCGATACCGAATTCAGTGCAGAGGCGGCCGAGGTCAATATTGTCGAGTCCTACAAGTCGGTGAGCCTGCTTAAAACCCTTGCTCCGGTTGCAGAATATGCGACAGGGGACGTCAGTGCCAACCTCGACCTGCGTATGGCGCTTGATGAGGCGTTTAATCCTCTGCTTGAAACGCTTAACGGTAGCGGCAGGATAACAACCAGGGGATTGCATATTGAGCAATTTCCTCCTGTGAGCCAGTTGGGGCTGCTGCTTGATGTGGCTCTTCTTGATACGATCGATATACCGGACGCAACCCTCGATTTTGCTGTCGAGGACGGCAGGGTGACGACAAAGCCGTTTTCGTTTTTTGTCAACGATATCGCTATAAGGGCGGGAGGAGTAACCGGTTTCGACAAAACTCTTGACTGGACGATGGAGCTGCGCATACCCAAAAAATATATAGGGGCATCGGGTCAGAAAAACATTACCTCTCTTTTGCAGAAACTGCCGATGCAGGGCATGAAGCTCGATCTGCCTGATACGGTTCTGGTCGATGCTTCTCTGAAGGGTTCGGTATTGAAGCCCCAGATCGGTCTTGATGTCAAAAAGACCGCTACGAGAATTCTGGAGGGGGTCAAGCAGGATGTCCAAAAGAAAATTACCGACGAGTTGCGCGGTCGTCTCTTGCCTGGAGGCGCTGATTCTTCTCAGTCTGCGGCTTCTGAATCCCCTGCCCGGATGCTCAAAGAGTCATTGAAAAAGGTTCTTCCCGGAGATGCTTCCGGAACGGATGCCGGAAATGAAGAAAAGGCAGAGGCTGATACCGCTGCAGCAAAACCGCTGCTGCCGGGTCTTCTGAAAAGCATTTTCACACCCGCTAAAGGGGGTGCTCCTTCCGGGAAAAGTGTTCCTGACTCTTCGGGTCTTCAACAGGAGGATGGAGCCTCTTCCGATAGTGCTTCCACTAAAGAAGGGCAGTGA